The DNA region TTATTGTTGACCTCCTGCTCCGGCCAAAAGAAGGACTGGAGGTCTTGCACCCACTCGAAATAGCTCACCGTGACACCGCCGGCGTTGGCGAGAATATCGGGCAGGAAAAAGATTCCTTTGCGCGCCAGCACTTCGTCGGCTCCAGGCGTGGTCGGGCCATTCGCCGCCTCCACAACGATTTTTGCCTTGATGCGGCTGGCGTTTTCGAGCGTGATCTGGTTCTCAAGCGCTGCCGGAACCAGGATGTCGCATTTCAGTTCCAACAACTCCTCGTTATTGATCTTCGATGTGCCGGGGAAGCCAACGACCGTGCCGCTTCTTTCCTTGTACTTGAGCACTTTGAGCGGATCGAAACCTTTCGGGCTGACAACCCCGCCGCGAGAGTCAGCCACGGCGATAATCTTCGCGCCGTCCCGGCTGAAAAGCCAGGCGGCAATCGAGCCGGCATTGCCGTAGCCTTGCACCGCGACCGTCGCGCCCTTCAAAGACAACCGGCGCACCTTGCAGGCCTCGCGAGTGATAAACAGGCAGCCCCGGGCAGTGGCCTCTTTGCGCCCCTCCGACCCGCCCAGGGAAACGGGCTTGCCGGTCACCACCCCGAGCGTCGTGTGACCCTTCATCATGGAATAGGTGTCCATGATCCAGGACATCGTCTGCGAATCGGTATAGACATCCGGCGCGGCAATGTCCTCATCGGGCCCGATGATCGGCAAAATCTCGGAAGCGTACCGGCGCGTCATACGTTCCAGTTCCGGCTTGGTCATTCTCTTTGGGTCGCATATGACGCCACCCTTGCCGCCGCCGAAAGGGATATTGACCGTGGCCGTCTTCCAGGTCATCCAGGCGGCGAGCGCCTTCACTTCGTCCAAGGTGACGTTGGGATGATAGCGGATACCTCCCTTGGCCGGCCCGCGAGCGATGTTGTGCTGCACCCGGAATCCTTCGAACACCCTGACGCTTCCGTCGTCCATCTTCGTCGGAATCGACACCACCAACTGCCGCTTGGGCGTCCGAAGCACCTGGCGCAATCCTTTATCCAACTTCAGGTGATCGGCGGCGATGTCAAACTGCATCTGGGAGATGACATACGGGTTGAGCTCTTCCTTCATTTCCGCCTCCTCATGTGCACTGGGTTAGGCGAGCCTAGCGGCCGGCTGCGTTTCGAGCCGCGTGGTCAGCCGGAGACCGGCTCCGGTACCGTTCCATACATTCCTCGGAACAAAAATGGACGCGTTGGCCTTGAAATAAAGCAGAGACAGAGACCTCCGGGGAGACATAGGTGCCACAGACGGGGTCGCGGAAGGTCTCGCCGCCCCGCGCTGGCGGAGCCGGAGGCGGGGCGTTTGTCCGGCTGCGGGTGGAGCCGAAATAAACTCGGAGTAAGCGCCCAAAAAGAAGACGCAAGACCCAGACCACAATCACAACCCAGAAGAGAATTTCCAACAATCGCACAATCAGCCGCATCAGGCCTCGTCCATCACGGGCGCGGGTTGGAGCTTGCGTTCGGGCGGGTCCGTTCCTGGCGGATCTGCCCGATTCTGGCTTCCAGTTGAGGAATTCCGGGGAAACCGGGTTTCAATCGTTTCAGCCGGCGGAGCGCTTCCTCGGCCCCGCCTATATCGTTCTTGCCCACCAGTTCCGTAATCGCAATGTTGAAGAGCGTTTGAGGATGATTCGGGTCGTATTGGAGAGCACGTCGAAATTCCTTGAGCGCTTCGTCAAACCGGCCGAGATTGTACAAACTCGTGCCGAGGTCGGTACGCACGTGGACGTTCTTGGGATCGACCGCCAGCGCCTTCCCGTACCATTCCACCGCTTCAGCATGTTTGTTAGCGTCGAAGTAAAGATTGCCCAACGTGATGACTGGCTGAGGGTCCTTGGGGTTGGCTGCCGCCTGCTGCTTCAGCTCCGCCAGCATCTGCCCGATCTGCTCCATCGTCGGCGCAGCTTCCGGGGCCGGCGGCATCCCCCCGGGTGAACGCGGCGCCCCGGGCGTGGTCGAAGGGACATCGCCCGGTTCAAGCTGTCCCATCTGCCCGCGAACTTGAAAGCTCGTCTGAGCGTGATAGATATATCCACCGAGGAAGCCAACTACGGTGAAGATGACGGCGGTGAGAAGGGTTTGACGATTCACGCAGGACTCCGCGTTCCAAGCGGAAGAAAACGAGTTTGCCGCACCCCCGATATAGAGTCAAGGCGAATGGGGAGTTCGTCATAACGGGTACCATTACTTGCCCGGCCGGCTGGCGTTCCAGGCGGCCGGCACCCGCCGCTCCGGCCAACGGCCAAGTGGAAGCCGGATGGGTCAGAGGATGCCAAATGGCAACTGGCGGCCCGTCGGGAACGTCAGGGCCCGGCTACAGATTCTGTTGCAAGAACTGCAGAATCAACTGCTCGAGCCCCGCGCCCAGCATCTCGGTGCCGTGGCCAGCGTTGTCAAAGACCTTGACCGGGTGCGGACCCTTGGCGAGCTGCGCCAGCCGGCGAACCGTCACCGCGCTATAGCCGTCGTCCTCGCTTGCCACCAGAAGAACCGGACGGGCGCCCAAACGTGTCATGGCATCTTCCGAGGTCACCCCATAATAGTTGAGACCCGGCGAGAGCAGCACCACCGCTTTGATCGCCGGCTCAATGGCGCCGAACCAGAG from Candidatus Acidiferrales bacterium includes:
- a CDS encoding tetratricopeptide repeat protein, coding for MNRQTLLTAVIFTVVGFLGGYIYHAQTSFQVRGQMGQLEPGDVPSTTPGAPRSPGGMPPAPEAAPTMEQIGQMLAELKQQAAANPKDPQPVITLGNLYFDANKHAEAVEWYGKALAVDPKNVHVRTDLGTSLYNLGRFDEALKEFRRALQYDPNHPQTLFNIAITELVGKNDIGGAEEALRRLKRLKPGFPGIPQLEARIGQIRQERTRPNASSNPRP
- a CDS encoding Glu/Leu/Phe/Val dehydrogenase; this translates as MKEELNPYVISQMQFDIAADHLKLDKGLRQVLRTPKRQLVVSIPTKMDDGSVRVFEGFRVQHNIARGPAKGGIRYHPNVTLDEVKALAAWMTWKTATVNIPFGGGKGGVICDPKRMTKPELERMTRRYASEILPIIGPDEDIAAPDVYTDSQTMSWIMDTYSMMKGHTTLGVVTGKPVSLGGSEGRKEATARGCLFITREACKVRRLSLKGATVAVQGYGNAGSIAAWLFSRDGAKIIAVADSRGGVVSPKGFDPLKVLKYKERSGTVVGFPGTSKINNEELLELKCDILVPAALENQITLENASRIKAKIVVEAANGPTTPGADEVLARKGIFFLPDILANAGGVTVSYFEWVQDLQSFFWPEQEVNNKLEFIMKRAFHDVYQTSVRYKVHLRTAAYILAVGRVADATTVRGLFP